TAtcggatgtttttttttttgttttttttcctgttcttgAGGAGGAAAAACTTCAAACGTTTGTGTTGCTCAATACTCTGCTCTGATTATGTACAAAGACGACGTCCTGTCCTGCCTGTCGAGATTCTATAATAGGTGTAAAAATACACTGTGGCAAATAATGTGAGTAAATACCAGAGTGCTACAAATAATGAAGCAGTGATATGCATAGAGCTATGCAACAGTGCTGACTATTTTGGGTCTGATCTCAAGAAGGGGAAAAAGAGGAGCACTACCTGCCTAACaggctttctttctctctgtgtgtctgtctgtctgtccccaTGTAATGTCTGAAGCACAGGGACATTTCTTTTGAAGACGAGAGCTCCTCTGTTAATGTGGTAAGCTATTTCTGGTTCCTTTTTGTATCTCTTGTTCTCggtctgtaaacacacacactgatagaaATGAAACATGTCCTTTGTGTGCAGGACTTCCTGTGGCATCCAGAGGCAAATAACTCCATGAAGGAGCTTTTGACATCATGGACAAAAGTAAGATTGCATGTTATTAACAAGTGGTGAGGATTGTTATGTGAGGAGGCCTCAGAaaacctgcagagctgcaatgatttgttgatgagaaaaacatttggttcaaactttgctgctgttctgtcaTCTGTTATACTAAATGAAGAGTCAAGAAGACACTGTAATGAGCATCGTCACAGTTGTGTTACACTCTATAGACTAAACATGAATATGCAGATGAATGATGAAAGTAATTACTAGATGCCGTCGTATAAACCTGGATTTGCCTTTCTAATCTCAACTCCTCCCATGTGCTGCAGGAAGCTTCAGCAAAGCCAGATGTTGTCATCCTCGGCGCTGCCACAGTAAGCTGTATAAATGAGTGCTTAGCAAAGCTTGCACATTTCACAGTGGAAGAACACAAGGCGGTGGCTGAGTTCTGTCAGTCTTAATCTGATCCATTAATCTGTTTACCACAGTGGTCCATCAAGTTGCACAGTGGCAGCAGCGAGGCCCTGCAGCAGTACAGAGTCAACCTGACAGCCATCGCTGTGCACCTGGAGAGGCTGGCTGACCACGGAGAGGTCTACTGGGTCCTGCAAGGTGAGCTCAGCATCGAGGATCCTCCCATGCGTCATGTTAGTGAAGTATCACCGCATGTTCCCGTCATCACAGTGAACTCTGGGTGTTCATGTCAAATGTGATAACTGTGAGAACGACTTGATGGTTCACACCTGCcaagttattttacatttaagtcCCTCGTGATCATCTAACCTCTACAGTCCAAAcagttacattaacagaaacacTGTAACTTACAGTCACAAGAGccacattttaataaaagaacCTCGGACTAAAAAGTCTACATGACTTGAAGAGTACATACATGCAGCCTCTAAACTCAATCTTTTCCTGTTCACTCTGCACAATCCTACACCATCACACCGCTGTCCTCCAGACCCAGTAAATGAGGAGGTGTTGAGTGACAACAGGAAAATGATCACCAACCAGCAGCTTGAGCTCTACAATGAAGCGGCGGTGGACGTGCTCAACAGCAGCAAGCGTAATGGCAGGTCCCGGGTCAAGCTGTTGGCTGCGTCCCGCCAGGCTGCGATGGAAACTATCACCCTGTCAGATGACGGCTTGCACCTGCCTGAGAGCACCAGGAATGTGGTAGGCAGGGTTACACTTTATTTGTTGGTAATTAGATGGTTCTATTCAGTGGCTCAGGTTCAGCTGTCATGGTAGCGCTGTCTGGTTATATTACTCACATCCCTGTGTGATCCTCCTGTCAGGGCGCCATGGTCCTCATGAACTCGTTGTGCAACAAGCGACTAAGGCCCATTGACGGCTCCTGCTGCCAGACCTTACCGCACCCAAACCTCCTCCAGAAGCTTTCGGCGTGTTTCTTCCTGGGCTCTGCCCTCATCTTTGTGGTCCTCCACCTTCTTGGCAACAACCGCCACCGCCGACCTGTGCCCCCAGACGTGGAGAGCCTTGAGGAGAAGAAGCCAGCGACTGCAGCTGTCCCCCTGGGTCCAAAGGCTCCCTTCCAGGCCCTCTGCAGGATGGGCATCATCATGGGCTATTTCTACCTTTGTGACAGAGCAGATGTGTTCATGAAAGAGCAGAAGTTCTACACACACTCGACATTCTTCATCCCTCTCATCTATATCTTTGTACTGGGAGTGTTCTACAGTGAGAACAGCAAGGAGGTGAGAAGCCACTGCTCAGAGCAGTAAGGTTTATTACGGGGACGCCTCAAACAACATCATAAATTCACTTAATTTAATACCGAGTTGGTGTATAAAAAGAAGATGTGTCCTGAGATTTTGCTCTCTAGTTTGCCTACCAGACGTGTTGATGGAAGGAGTATATGTGTGAGTGCAATGTGAAATTATAGTTTCTTTCAGAGTTTAATGAAAATTTTAACTACATGCAAAACACATGAAGGTTTTCCACAAGTGTTAACATGGTTCTTACATGTGAGAAAGAGTTTGGAATTTATTTTAGTCGCTTCAACATCTCGATAagagtgtgtgggggggaaaaaagaaaattaagtaGCATGATAAAAACTGATAACATTGTTTTAGTGTTGCAGGATGAATTTCTTTGTTTGGCATTGAACTTGTTGGGGTACGTTATATAGCGATAGTCTTTTAGCAGTTATTATCTCGGCAGAGGAggctgtattttcttttgtcataaGATTAGATGATTGATGACACAAAATCTTCTGAACGATTTCTATGAAACTTTGATGGAGGATGAAAGGATCTGGggatttttctcactttctttgttGCTGAGAGATAATTTATTCTACATTTTCGTTAAGTAACTATTTGTACTCCTGTGTCAGTAGTACAGttctacatgttttttcttttcctttttcaaacagACCAAATTACTCAACAGAGAGCAAACAGACGAGTGGAAAGGCTGGATGCAGCTCGTCATCCTGATCTATCACATATCTGGAGCCAGCGCTGTGAGTGCGACACTGGGAGTAACCAGCCTCGAGGCGCCCCACATTGATGTTGATCTAAAGGCTTACATgaattttctttgtcttccagTTCATTCCGGTGTACATGCATGTGCGGGTGCTAGTGGCAGCATACCTTTTCCAGACTGGATATGGAcacttctcctttttctggCTCAAAGGAGACTTTGGCCTGTATAGAGTGTGTCAGGTGAGAGTGCAGTTAGTTATAATTTAACCAGGATATACTGCTGCTCCTCTATCATTATACTATCATACTGAAGCATGAGATGGCCTCAGATTATTCTCAAACCGGTGTGTTGACATTAATGGGACGTCATCGCTTTTAAtttatgtatgttttcatgttggtTCCACTCCAGGTTCTGTTCCGTCTAAACTTCCTGGTGTTGGTGCTGTGTGTGGTGATGGACCGACCCTACCAGTTCTATTACTTTGTCCCATTGGTCACCTTCTGGTTTGTCGTCATCTACGGCACGCTGGCTATGTGGCCTCAGATCCTTCAGAAGAAGGCCAACAGTAGgtttatatttgtttcactCTGTAACATCCATGATATCCAAAGTCCCAGACGCAGTGAATCAAGAATAtctgtcagcagcaggtttACATTTAGAAAGCACCTTTCTGATGGCTGTCTGGTCCTCTGAACAGATAGTGGCATGTGGCACCTCGGAGTCTTGGCAAAGTTACTGGGCCTCCTGATGTTCATCTGCTTCTTTGCTTATTCACAGGTAGGTAAATTCAATTTTACTACAGGCTTTTATTGATGCACGCAAAAGGTGTAAATTCCCACATGTTGGTGTTGCCACACAGCACAATGTGAGAGAAATGTAATTTGTGATATAAAATAGATGAATATGCATCCAAGTTGTGTGTAGTTAGTCAGATTTCTGGTCTGATCTTCATTTGAAGCCGTGCTGATGTGATATTCATGTTCTGGCGGCGTCACTCCAGGGTTTCTTTGAGAGCATCTTCTCTGTGTGGCCCATCTCCAAACTCTTTGAGCTGAACGGAAGCATCCACGAGTGGTGGTTCAGATGGAAGCTGGACCGATTTGTAAGTTAAATTAGTTTCACTTCAGTTGCACCCAGCCGAGGCGCTTTGCATTAACACACATTCTGAGAGATGTAATGTGTGTCAAAGTAGGTCACACACTTTTTCTAGTGGGGCCAAATGTTCTCAACATTTTTGACGTggtaatgtgtttttgcaggcGGTGATACACGGGATGCTGTTTGCCTTCATTTACCTGGTGCTGCAGAAGCGTCAGGTGCTGTCGGAGGGCAAAGGAGACGCTCTCTTCTCTGCCAGGATCTCCaacctgctcctcttcctctctgtcgtCTCCTTCACTGTAAGACTCTTCACACTTTCTCAGACATGTGTTGTTCATAcctgtcacattttattttatactgcTGTAATTTATTCCATCGATGAGCAGTATCCTATTAAACcctaaaaatgaattaattggAGCTCAGGACAGAATGGTTTCACAGGGAGGGGCCGACACTTGGCAGCCTTCTGCTCTCAGTGCTGTTGAGTGTCTGGAGGAAAGTCTTCTTTGTATTGAGGAATGTCTCCAGTCGGAAGCCAAGAAGGGACATGCTAGCAATCATTTATTTGATGCTTTAAGTGAGAcagtaaagtttgttttctcgTGATCACAGGGTACGTTTACATTTTAAGTGCACTCGACTGTGCACTGAATGTTATCTCCAACAAAAAGCCTCAAAATCATTTCTGCTTGTGGTAGACTTTAATCACAGGACAGTTTAATGTGTTGATCAACAGTAGATGATCTGTAATCCCACagtgtcattttaaatcagttgCTACAGTTGACTCCACACCTTTTATGCATGTTGGCATGGCACTCCTGATTTCTGGTAAACAGGAGTGATAACATGGCCTCTTGTTATCTTGTGATAATGAGTGATTAGCTCCTTATCACGAGAGAACAAAGCTACTTTCCTCATGATGCTGAAATCAAGAACTTTGCGATCTTGATAACAGCATTAACAAATAGTTTAAATTATGTCTGTTGTCAGCTTCCATGCTGCAGAATATAAGATGAAGTCAGTGAAGTAACGATGAGGGTTCACCTCACATAGGTGACGTCTGCCTGGTGCTACATGTATACTGCGTGGCTGTGAGACAGTGTTGTGTTCTTTGTTGAGTCAGACCAGCTCAGGATTGCAGTGGAGTCGTCTGTGGTTGAGTTCTGATCAAACCAAGTCAGCCAAGCTAAAGATTAAAACCTGTTAACTAACTTTTCTCCCCTCTCGATGTTTCAGACGTACTCGATATGGGCCAGCAGCTGCAAAACCAAAACGGAGTGTAACGAAATGCATCCTTACATCTCTGTCGTCCAGGTAACAAACTTCATTGCTTCATCACTCATCTCTGGATAGCTGTTGATCCTGCAACTGCCTGCTTTTAATGAGAGGATGCAGTGGTATTATTTTAAATTCCCTCGACTGTAATTCATGTGGATTTGCCTTGATGGCATTATCCTAGTTGCACAATGGGCAGGATGACACAAATGTTACAACAAGGGAGTGCCTTCTTTCATGGATTTAGATAATACTGGTATCATGTTTGAAGTCATACATTACGTGAGGTCATTTACAACATGGTTGAGCTTTTTCCTCCTGAACTGGCCAAGATATCCCTCATtggattttctgt
This window of the Acanthopagrus latus isolate v.2019 chromosome 3, fAcaLat1.1, whole genome shotgun sequence genome carries:
- the casd1 gene encoding N-acetylneuraminate 9-O-acetyltransferase isoform X2, whose amino-acid sequence is MQEEAVPQGAAERADGAPGEAPPRDCTGGDSCEWLLSRGRYLGENVWQPYGCMMHKYKSIEAKTCLAEKRVAFVGDSRIRQLFYSFIKVINPERREDGNKHRDISFEDESSSVNVDFLWHPEANNSMKELLTSWTKEASAKPDVVILGAATWSIKLHSGSSEALQQYRVNLTAIAVHLERLADHGEVYWVLQDPVNEEVLSDNRKMITNQQLELYNEAAVDVLNSSKRNGRSRVKLLAASRQAAMETITLSDDGLHLPESTRNVGAMVLMNSLCNKRLRPIDGSCCQTLPHPNLLQKLSACFFLGSALIFVVLHLLGNNRHRRPVPPDVESLEEKKPATAAVPLGPKAPFQALCRMGIIMGYFYLCDRADVFMKEQKFYTHSTFFIPLIYIFVLGVFYSENSKETKLLNREQTDEWKGWMQLVILIYHISGASAFIPVYMHVRVLVAAYLFQTGYGHFSFFWLKGDFGLYRVCQVLFRLNFLVLVLCVVMDRPYQFYYFVPLVTFWFVVIYGTLAMWPQILQKKANNSGMWHLGVLAKLLGLLMFICFFAYSQGFFESIFSVWPISKLFELNGSIHEWWFRWKLDRFAVIHGMLFAFIYLVLQKRQVLSEGKGDALFSARISNLLLFLSVVSFTTYSIWASSCKTKTECNEMHPYISVVQILAFILIRNIPGYARSIYSSFFAWFGKISLELFICQYHIWLAADTKGILVLIPGNPSLNIMVSTFIFVCVAHEISLITNDLAQVVIPKDSVALLKRMGAMALFSLTVLLLARGSQPTPGA
- the casd1 gene encoding N-acetylneuraminate 9-O-acetyltransferase isoform X1, which encodes MQEEAVPQGAAERADGAPGEAPPRDCTGACCHGGAKMAVLAYSLGKREINQHFTIKNAKLISIALVVLLLVFHTASRYYGGGDSCEWLLSRGRYLGENVWQPYGCMMHKYKSIEAKTCLAEKRVAFVGDSRIRQLFYSFIKVINPERREDGNKHRDISFEDESSSVNVDFLWHPEANNSMKELLTSWTKEASAKPDVVILGAATWSIKLHSGSSEALQQYRVNLTAIAVHLERLADHGEVYWVLQDPVNEEVLSDNRKMITNQQLELYNEAAVDVLNSSKRNGRSRVKLLAASRQAAMETITLSDDGLHLPESTRNVGAMVLMNSLCNKRLRPIDGSCCQTLPHPNLLQKLSACFFLGSALIFVVLHLLGNNRHRRPVPPDVESLEEKKPATAAVPLGPKAPFQALCRMGIIMGYFYLCDRADVFMKEQKFYTHSTFFIPLIYIFVLGVFYSENSKETKLLNREQTDEWKGWMQLVILIYHISGASAFIPVYMHVRVLVAAYLFQTGYGHFSFFWLKGDFGLYRVCQVLFRLNFLVLVLCVVMDRPYQFYYFVPLVTFWFVVIYGTLAMWPQILQKKANNSGMWHLGVLAKLLGLLMFICFFAYSQGFFESIFSVWPISKLFELNGSIHEWWFRWKLDRFAVIHGMLFAFIYLVLQKRQVLSEGKGDALFSARISNLLLFLSVVSFTTYSIWASSCKTKTECNEMHPYISVVQILAFILIRNIPGYARSIYSSFFAWFGKISLELFICQYHIWLAADTKGILVLIPGNPSLNIMVSTFIFVCVAHEISLITNDLAQVVIPKDSVALLKRMGAMALFSLTVLLLARGSQPTPGA
- the casd1 gene encoding N-acetylneuraminate 9-O-acetyltransferase isoform X3; the protein is METRDISFEDESSSVNVDFLWHPEANNSMKELLTSWTKEASAKPDVVILGAATWSIKLHSGSSEALQQYRVNLTAIAVHLERLADHGEVYWVLQDPVNEEVLSDNRKMITNQQLELYNEAAVDVLNSSKRNGRSRVKLLAASRQAAMETITLSDDGLHLPESTRNVGAMVLMNSLCNKRLRPIDGSCCQTLPHPNLLQKLSACFFLGSALIFVVLHLLGNNRHRRPVPPDVESLEEKKPATAAVPLGPKAPFQALCRMGIIMGYFYLCDRADVFMKEQKFYTHSTFFIPLIYIFVLGVFYSENSKETKLLNREQTDEWKGWMQLVILIYHISGASAFIPVYMHVRVLVAAYLFQTGYGHFSFFWLKGDFGLYRVCQVLFRLNFLVLVLCVVMDRPYQFYYFVPLVTFWFVVIYGTLAMWPQILQKKANNSGMWHLGVLAKLLGLLMFICFFAYSQGFFESIFSVWPISKLFELNGSIHEWWFRWKLDRFAVIHGMLFAFIYLVLQKRQVLSEGKGDALFSARISNLLLFLSVVSFTTYSIWASSCKTKTECNEMHPYISVVQILAFILIRNIPGYARSIYSSFFAWFGKISLELFICQYHIWLAADTKGILVLIPGNPSLNIMVSTFIFVCVAHEISLITNDLAQVVIPKDSVALLKRMGAMALFSLTVLLLARGSQPTPGA